The DNA sequence GCCGAAACGCACCGCCCACAACGCCATCCGTTTCGCACGCCTTTTTTATGACGAACAGGGCATCATCCGGTATCGTGCAGTCGACATGCAAAAAAAGGAGGATATCCCCGCGGGTGACTGCCGCTCCGGCATTCATCTGGATACCCCTGCCCGTCGGAGCCGTGAGGAGTGTCAGGGGTGCCGGGAATTCCGGGCGGCACTGCTCGATTGCCGCAACCGTCCCGTCCGAACTCCCGCCGTCTGCGACGATCAGTTCGAAATCTCCCTGCAGGTGGGCAAGATTGTCAAGAAACGGCCCGATGGCTGCCTCTTCATTCAGAACCGGCGTGATGATCGAGATCAGGGGCATCGGGATTGCGCTCTCCAACATATCATCTGAATAGCGGAAGCGCTCGTCACATTTATTAGTTGACATGCAGAATTGGCGGTTATGAGGATCGATTACGAACGGGTAATGACAGCAGGATTCGGCGTGCTGATCCTCGGAGTTGCCTGGCTGGTCTTCTGGCTGGGCCCTGCCTTCCCTCTCTACGAGGGTGATGTGCGCTGGGCTCATAACTTCGCGTTTGCGCTTATATTCATCATCGTCGGGCTTGCTTCATGGAAACGATCAGTGTCCTCTGGCATTATCGCCGTCATCGCATCTTTTCTCATGGTCCCGGCCGAACTCGCCTTTTTTTCGGGCGAGACGGCAACCGGGATTGCCGGTGTATTTTTTGCGTTAATGCTCGCTGTCATTGTCATTGAGCGGCTGACGGGGAAGGACCTCGTCCAGCCACCGCCACGGCTGAATGCCTGGCTCAGGATTCACCTCCTCACTTTTGCATACATAGGAATTGCCCATATGCCGTTCATCTTCTTCTTCGTCCGCTGGTACGCCGCTGATCCATTCCTTCTCTATCTCCCCGTCGAACACGAACCCTCGACGTCGATCTTCAACGCAATGCTCGTCATCCTCGTCATCCTCGCCATCATGGAACGATACGTGAAAACCATCGGGAGATTCCGGGTGTCCCGGACCGACTTTTACTGGGGCGGTGCTGATGCTCCTCCTCCCGCTTGCATCTATTGGAATCTTCGGAGAATGATCACGAATGTCTATATTGTATTTCACACATTTCCTGTATAGTAATCAGGCCTGTACTGACATCGGCAGGGGGGGGCGTCGGTAAGATGGCTGAACCCGATTCTGTGGTCAGCGGAGGGTGCCTTCACCCCGATTCGTCGGAAGTCACCCGTTTTTTTGAGGAATCAAAGGTGTACTCGGTCCAGATCGAGTCGTGTCTTTCCTGTCCGCAGGGCTGCCGGTACTGCTACGCGGCAGCGGACGACGCACCCTCTGCGGAACTGCCAAAGGCGAGTATAATCCGGCTTCTTGACGAGGCGGTGGCACTGGATGTGCGTGCTATCGACTGGCTGGGCGGTGATCCCCTCATGAGAAGCGACTGGTACGAACTGATAGAGGCAGCACAGGGTCGTGGCCTGAAAAACAACATCTGGACGAGCGGCATGCCGCTATCCGATCCTCTGGTTGCAGAACAGGTTGTGAAAGCCTCTGATGGTGGTTTTATCAGCGTTCATCTCGACACCCTCGATGAGACGATCTATGGAGCCCTCCACACGGAAAATCCTGCGGGGAAGATCCGTGCGATTCTCGAGGGGGTGGAGCATCTCCTCAGGTGTGGCAAGAATCCGGACGAGATCATTAACTGCATCACGTTTACCCGGCCGCTCGCAGGAGAAGATGTCGAAAGAACGATACGATTCTTCGCTTCCAAAGGGATCCGGACGTGCCTGACACAGATTTGCATGGCCGGGCTCGGGGCGGAGCACCCGGAATGGGTCCCGACACCTGATGAGATCCGGCATGCCTGCGATGTGCGGGACCGGGTGAATTATCCCGGATCGCCTCTCTCGATGAGCACGATGGATGTGAACAAGTTCTACTGCAGCGGGATTGTCTGTGTAACGGTTGACGGGGATGTGACTCCCTGTTCTGTTATCAGAAAGAGTTTTGGAAATATCGGCGAGATGCCGTTTCGGGAGATCATCAACAAAAACCGGCGAGAGCTGACGTTTGCACCGCTCCGGAACGGAGAAATGCCCAAAAAATGCACGACCTGCCAGAACAGGCCTGTCTGCTGGGGGTGCCGGGCGACGGCATATTATACGTCCGGGGATATGATGGGGGAGGATCCGAACTGCCCCTACAAAACAGGTGGTGATACACATGATTGAGAGAAGACAGGATGTCACGATCGCTGACGTGACCGGGGCATACGCCGGAGCGGTTGGCGAAATCTGGGAAATGGTAATGGGAGAAGAAATCCACGTCGGGGGCGGACATTCGACAGATGAACTCGCACAGAGGGCCGGTGTGACCGCAGATGTCCACGTCCTTGATATCTGCAGTGCGCTTGGGGGTCCGGCACGGCATCTCGCCCGGACGTATGGATGCCGGGTTACCGGCCTCGATGCAACACCGGAAATGGTGGCGGAGGCGGCCAGAAGAACGGAGTTGGCAGGCCTGTCGGGGCGTGTTGCCTTTAAATGTGGAAATGCGCTTGATATACCGTTTCGGGCATCGACATTCGATATTATCTGGGGGCAGGATGCCTGGTGCTATGTGACTGATAAAGAGAGGCTGATTTCCGAGGCCGCACGCGTGATCAGACCCGGAGGTGTGATTGCTTTTACCGACTGGATCCAGACGGGAGTTATGTCCGAAAGCGAGTGGGAGCATCTCGTCTCCTTCATGATCTTTCCCTCGCTCGGAACGCTTGAAGGGTATGCGGGGCTCCTCCGGGAGAATGGGTTTCTCGTATCAGTCGCAGACGATTTAAGCAGGGACTTTGCCGACCATTGCCAGGCGTACAAAGACGCGCTCGAAGGAGATCTCCGGGTACCGATCATGAACCGGTTCGGGTCGGATCTCTATCAGGCGGTCGTTCGCGGAGTCGCACTCTGGGCAGACGCCGCAGATGCCGGAAAAGTGGGACGGGGTCTCTGGATCGGGCGGAGGAGAGAAATCTGAACAGTCCCCGAAATGCCATCGTGATCATGGCAAAACAACCGGTGCCGGGCACCGTCAAGACACGCCTCTGCCCGCCGCTCACACCGCTGGCAGCTGCAGAATTGTATGGTGCGTTTCTCCGTGATACTGTCTTAAACGTATCAGGAATCCGGGATGCTGATTGTTTCGTCGCATATGACCCGGAGACAGCAGGGGATTTCTTTTCCCGGATGGCACCGGAGAGGGTCCGGTGCATTGCGCAGGGTGATGGAGATCTGGGTGGAAAACTCTCCGGGATCGCAGAGAGACTGTTCTCTATGGGATACGGGAAGGTGATCCTCATGGGAAGCGACACCCCACACCTGCCCGCGGAGTATCTCACGAAGGCGCTCCGGCGGCTCGATTTTAGGGATGTCGTGCTGGGCCCTTGTGACGACGGCGGGTATTATCTCATTGGGAGCCGTCAACACCTCCCTGCTCTGTTTTCCGACATGCCGTGGAGCACATCACGGGTATTGAGCATGACGCTTGAAAGGACACGGGGAAAAGGTCTCTCCGGATATCTGCTGCCGGTCTGGTATGATCTTGACACAATAGAGGATGTGCGGAGACTTGCAGGGGATATGGCGAGTTATACGGGCGGTTATCAGTTCACATGCCCGAGGACGGAACGGGCGATTGCCGGGCTTGGAGAAGTGCTTGGTGCAGGATCGCATACGGAGGAGACAACTTGGCGGAAGTAGTGATACCTTTCAATCGCAGGAGCGCTCGCGTATTTCCTAAAAAAAATTACCTTTTTCTCATGCAGATGGTAAAAGCGAGCGCTCCTGCCGCCCCGATCACGGCAAACCCGGGGGTGGCCTCTCCTGCTGGCTCCTCCGTCTCAACCGGGCAGTCGGGATCCTGCTCGGGGCGGCAGTCGGGATCGCAGATGCCGTCCTGCACCCCGTCGCAGCAGATGTCCCCGCCGCCCGAGGGGCAGTCGGCCGGGCACGCGGTGTGGTTCTCGGGGCCGACGGTGCAGACTCCGTCGCCGCATATGGCTGAAACAGGGCTGAATTCCCTGAAATCGAGTGCCATGAGAGTGGTTGCCTCCTCCTCGGACCCGTCCGGCAGAATGCAGACGGCGCAGGTGCAGGAATAGACTGGCGAGCACCGGTCGCAGTCATGGATGGTTTTCGTTTCATAGCCCTGCCGTGCGCAGTAGCCCGCCTCGGGAGCCGATATCCCCGCGAGGAAATCCCATGTCCTGATATAGCGGCCGTCGGGGAGTCTGCAGGCGTCGACCTGCCCCGTGTCGGTCATGACCGGGACATACTCGTACCCGAGTTCGGTGCAGTACACCATCGCGGGATCGCGAAGCGCTCCTGCCGGTGCGGCGATAAGGAGCAGGGCGAGGAGCATGTGCAGGGATCGCCGGGTCATCCCGGCCTCACCCCCCGGACGTTCCATTTTTCGTTCACTTCCCACCACGAAGTGGAGGTCCAGCGGTGGTCGTAGGGGATCGACCCGAACCCGCCGGATTCACTCCCGCGCGACCAGAGGGTACCCCAGCTGTTTTTGATAATCCACTCACGGGCGGTCTCGTCCCAGCCGATGATGAGGATGCAGTGCGAGGCGCCGGGATCGCCTGCATTGTACTCGCAGGAGATGATCGGGCCGTAGCAGACCAGCGCCCGCTTCACCCGCCCCTCCTCGATCCCGTCCGTCGCACTGTCGCCGACGTCCCGCTCCCGCGAGATCGTCCATGCCCGCGAGCTCCAGTCGCTGCAGCGGCGGAAGCACCCGGGGGTTTCGATCTCGCCGCATGAGGTGCTTTCGTCGCTGTACGGGAAGCAGGTCTCATCGGGCACGCCGTCATTTTGGATGTAGTCGAAGAGGAACGGCCCCGGCCATCCACCGCAGCAGTGGCCGCTGCCCGCTCCCGCGGCACCCCAGCAGGAGACGATCGCCTGCTCGGAGAGATCGAGCTCGGGAAGGCCACGGGCGTTGATGCGCGGATAGAGGCCGAAGTCGAGCGTTCCCGCCCGGAACTCCGCGGCGTTTTCGATATTGTAGGTCGCCTCCATTGCCGCAAGGGTTGCGAAGGCGTAGCATGAGCCGCAATTGCCCTGGTTTTTCACCTCCGTGATCCAGTTCACGCCCAGCCAGTCGCGCCAGTCAAAGACATCAGGGAGATCATCCGCATGGCAGAGGTCGCAGGCGGTGTCGCAGGGCCCGCCACAGTCCACGTCGGTTTCGCCATGATTCTGGATGCGGTCGTCGCACGTGGCTGCCTGGCATGCTCCGTAACTGCAGAGCCCGTCGCAGGTGTGGGTCACGGTCGCAGCCGCACATCCGCCGCCCGAGCGGTCCGGGTAATATTCGACAAGCGTCCGTGAGTCGGTGCAGTAATCCTCGTTCGTGCCGATCCGCCCCCTTCTGTCGTAATTGAGCCCGCCGTCCGAGTCCTCGCAGACGCAGGCCCCCGAATCGCAGCCGAACGGGCAGGTGATCAGGCTGCTGTGCGCAGCAAAATGGCCCGCATAGTCGAGCCCGCAGGTGTATTCCACGAGGCTTAGCGCATTCCAGCAGTAATCAGTCTGTCCTGCCACTGTTCCCTGCACGTAAGGATTGTTCCCCCCGTCCGTATCCGGGCAGGTGCAGGCACCGTGCTCGCATGTGCCGTAGGGGCAGGCGGTGATGGTGCTCACGAGGCCGTCGGGTCCGCAGGAAAATTCCTCGATGTGGGTTGCGTTCACGCACCGGTCGGCATACTCCCCGCAGGTAGTCCGGGCGGGCGTGCAGGAGCGCACGAATGTCCCCCGCATCTCGTTCCAGATATCAGTGCAGCTCTCCTCAGTCTGGCGCTCGATGTAGACGCTTCCGGAGACGAAGGTCTCCTCGCCGCCGTCCGTATCCCTGCACCCGCAGCCGTTTCCGGCAACGGAGCCGTAGAGGTCCTCCCAGTAGTAGCGGATCCGCCCGGTATCGCTGTCATACGCTGTCAGAGAATCGCGGCAGGTGTATGCCGCGGAGGGATAGTACAGCGGATCGAGATCCGCACAGCAGTATTCGGGCTCGAGGAGATCGGTGTCGCCGCAGGCCGGACAGCAGGCGTCGCAGGCATTCCCGACACCGTCGCCGTCGGTATCGGCCTGATCGGGATTGGGTACGTCCGGGCAGGTGTCCCACAGATCGTCCACACCATCACGATCCGTGTCTCCCGGTGCGAGACGGGCGTATTCCTCGGGGGGCACCGACCCCTCGGCGTACAGGACGCCGGAGCGGTCGGCGGCGACTGCGCCGAAAGAAGGATCGGACGCAACCGGCGGGGAGACGTATTCGCAGGCGGCGTCATGGCAGGTGGTGATACGGCGCCCGTCCATCCAGATCTCGATAACCCGCGTGGCACCTGCATCGGCCGTGGTGACGATATAGCGTACACGGTCCCCGAGAGCGGGTTTCTCCGGGATCGTCCGGGTGTCGAGGAATGCGGATGTGTATGCGGCTGGCGTCGGTGTCGGCGTTGCGGTTGCCGGCGGCATGGTCGTGGCGGCCGGTACCGGCGATGCCGTCGGAGTGACGGTTGTCGGGGGGACTGTCGTGGGTGTCGGTGATGCCGTCGGCGTTGCCGATGTGGTCGGGACGGTCGTCGCCGGAATCTGCCAGCAGTACATCGGATTCTGCACCTGATCGTAGCCGCAGAGGATCTGCTGGCCCCCACAGGCGTCCAGTCCGGCGTTCTGTGCTTCTGCAGTTCCCGTGCACGTGCAGGCGGACGGGCACGTGGCGGGTACTGGTGGGGTGGGCGGCGGAGCCTGTGTCGGGGCGGTCGTGGGCGGTGCGGTTGTCGGCGTCGGTGTGGAAGTTTTGGTCGTAACCGGTATCTGGTAGCAGTACATCGGATTCTGGAATTTATCATACCCGCAGAGGATCTGCTGCCCGCCGCAGGGGGTATAACCATTTTTCTGTGCTGTCGCCGGCGTCATGCACTCGCAGCCCTTCGGGCACTCCGCACCCACGGTTCCGGTACAAACGAGGAAAAAGAGGAAAATGGCAATGCCCAGGAAAGCTACTATACGCAGGTTCACCATCATGGATCTCTCCGGCCTGATACAGGAAGTCAATCACCGTTGATTTTAATAATCCTTGGGGCTCTCTCCGACATACAGACCCCCGGTATTTTGCAGCTCAGCCATCCCGACGCCGGATGAAGACGGGATTTATCTGGTATGCTGCCATGTCGACAGCGTGCAATCACGGAGGCACAGAACCCGGTGGTCGCGGGATTTATGAATGTCTACCGGCTCGAAGGGAACTACGTCGCATGGATGGATGCGGGGTATCCGGTTGCACCGCAGGCAGGGAGGATTACCCCGAACGCGGGAAAAAAAGGGGCCCGGGGTTGCGTCATCCCGACACGACTGATCCGATCTCGTCGATATACCGCTGGTACAGGCCGAGATCGCCTCCGGCGAGCGCCCGCTGCGCCCTGTCATAGAGCTCGGCAATCTTCGCGAGTTTTTCCGCATCGCCCGCCGTGATCGGCGGAGTGGTTTCTTCACCCGTGCCGGTGCCTGCTCCTTCCCCGAAAATGACATCCAGGGCATCGGCGAGAGTTTCCTGCATCGTCAGGCGGTCGTTGTATGCGACAATTACACGCTGGAGCTGGGGCAGCGTGCCCTTCTCGGTCGCCTCGAGGTACAGTGGTTCCACGTAGATGATCGAATTCTCTATCGGGATAATGAGCGTGTTCCCCCGCAGAACGGACGATCCCGACTGGGACCAGAGCGTTATGTCCTGCGAAATCTCGGTATCCTGATCAATCCTCGCTTCGATCTGCATGGGCCCGTACGTCAGCTCCTGCTTGGAAAACTGGTATACGATCAGCTCCCCGTAGTGGGTGGGGTCCGAGCGTGCGGCCATCCAGCCGATCATGTTCTCCTTGCCGCGGGGGGTGAACGGGAGCATCAGGATGAATTCCTCTGTTTGCTCCCCGGGAAGCTTCATGATGATATAGTACGGCTCCATGGGCTGGCGGGAACCGCGGTAGACCTCATCGGGAAACACCCATTGGTCTTCCCTGTTGTAGAAAACCCGCGGGTCATTCATATGGTAAGTCGCGTAGAGAAAGGCCTGGATCTCGAATATGCCCTGCGGATATCTGATGTGTTCCCGCAGTTCCCCGGGCATCTCGTCAAAGTCCCTGAAGAGTTCGGGGAACATCTTCCGGTACGTCCGTGTCAGAGGATCGCCGGGTTCGACGACATAGTACGTGACATCCCCGTTGTAGGCATCGATGACCACCTTGACACTGTTCCTGATATAATTCAGCGGCCGGGCACTGATGGACTGCACCTGCACCGGTTCGGAATAGGGGTATCTGTCCGAGGTGACATAGGCGTCGAGTATCCAGAAGAGCCTGTTGTCGGCGATGACAATGTAGGGGTCGGGATCGTACGACATGAAGGGCGCGATGGTTCGGACCCTGTCCTTTATGCTCCGGTGCAGGAGAATACGGCTGTCCGGTTCGAGTGAGCCCGAGACGAGAAGCTCGATCGATCCGAAACGGGATGCATAGACGAATTTACGGATCACGTCGGAGAGGGCGACTCCTCCCGTCCCCTCGTAGGTGGTATAGATATTCCGCTCCCCGGCGGGATAGTCGAGTTCGTCAGTGCTCGTCCTGATTACAGCGTAGTCCGTTGTGCTTTCACCGAAATAGATACGGGGCTCGTCCAGCCGGATGTAATCAGATGTGGGGGGGATATCCTTGAGGTAGAAGCTCGGGAGACCGCCTGCCGATACGATATCGACGGGATTCATGACCGCCCCGTAGCCGTGAGTGTAGACAAGGTGCCTGTTAACCCACGTCTGCGCCTGCACAGGCAGGTTTCTGCTGTCCATCTCCCGTGGCGATATCAGCACCTCCTTGTACATGCCGTCCAGCATATAGCGGTCCACATCGACGTCATTGAATGTGTAATACGTCCGGAAGAGCTGCAGCTGTTCGTATGTCGTTTTCAGAGGTCTCCAGTCCCACAGCCTTATATTTCCGACGGTTGCGTTGTTGGCGCGGATATCATCTGCCGTGAGGGAGTAGTTAACGGGGAAAATTCGTTCACGGGCCTCATCAAGCCCGTATGCCGCCAGTGTGTTCCGGATATTGTAGTCGAGGTACGGTCTTTCAAGATTCGATTCGTCAGGTTCGACCACGAGGGCCTGCATGACACCGCTGGCGATGAGGCCTGCGATGGCGATCCCCATGAAGGCGAGGATTCCATATTTGATAATATCCACGCGTTTGAATTTCTCGTTGACCAGAAACCCGATGCCGATGGCGAAGGCAACGAACGTGAGGATCGTAAGAACAGTAAGTGTCACATTTACATCCGTATATCCCGCCCCGAATACCGCTCCGGAGGGTGAAAAGAGCAGATCAAAACGCGCCAGCCATAGCCGTTCGGCAAGCGCGGCGAAGATGAGGAACAGCAGGATGTTTAAGTGGGGAAGGAACTGCTTTAAAAATCCCATCCAGTCGAACTCTTCAGCCGCATCCACGACAAAATAGGGAGTTCGGCCCTCGCGGATCCTGATTTTCATCGCCTGAAGCAGGAATGACAGCGCCGACAGCAGTGTCGCGAATATGAACAGTCCGAGGAAAAAGCTGACAAGAAGGGAGTAAAATGGGAGGGAAAAGAGGTAAAATCCGACATCAAGGCTGAAAATGGGGTCGGGTGTGGAAAATGACGTCTGGTGAACGAATTTCAGGATTGTTTCCCACGATCCGGCGGCAGAAAGGGCCGCAAAAAAGCCCGCAATGCCGGCAATCAGGGCCACTTCCGTGAGCCGCGTTTTGGGCATGCTCCGGCCCCGTGCAGCGGTACGCGCCGCAAAAACGGCGTTTCCGTACGAGAAACCGAAAAATACGGTAAAGGCGATAAGCCCGATTATGATCGACGTGATAAGCACGGTTAAAAAAACACTCTCGTATCCGACGGCAGTAAACCAGAACCAGTCTCCGAGGAGCCGGACAATGGTCGTCAGGGAGAGAAGGGCTGCAACCAGGATGATGGCCGCGATATGGGAAGGTTTCAATGGTTTCACCACGAGTATGAGATGAAACCCCCCTGTATAAAGGTATTGGCGTTCCCGTCACGGCGTTACCGGAATATCCGGGGGGTCAATCCCCCTCCGCACTGTAGCCCGGGTGAAGCATATATACCAGGGTACCCCCAATTCCGGTACGTCATGTCCCACGCACCGCGCCCCCATGACG is a window from the Methanoculleus sp. SDB genome containing:
- a CDS encoding ubiquinone biosynthesis protein UbiE; translation: MIERRQDVTIADVTGAYAGAVGEIWEMVMGEEIHVGGGHSTDELAQRAGVTADVHVLDICSALGGPARHLARTYGCRVTGLDATPEMVAEAARRTELAGLSGRVAFKCGNALDIPFRASTFDIIWGQDAWCYVTDKERLISEAARVIRPGGVIAFTDWIQTGVMSESEWEHLVSFMIFPSLGTLEGYAGLLRENGFLVSVADDLSRDFADHCQAYKDALEGDLRVPIMNRFGSDLYQAVVRGVALWADAADAGKVGRGLWIGRRREI